A portion of the Pseudobacteriovorax antillogorgiicola genome contains these proteins:
- a CDS encoding thiolase family protein, which translates to MNQDNPTVIVYAKRTAVGKMSGAFASVPAPRLGAALVKDALQNSNIKGEEVDEIIMGNVLTSGVGQAPARQTALYGGLPHSVCATTVGRVCGSGLKAVMLADQAIRLGDARIVFAGGQENMTLAPHLLMNARAGYRFGSVEAKDSMQWDGLWDPYNDVAMGNCGEICAKEYKFSREDQDGFALESYTRARKAVESGVFAEEIVPVEVKQRKQTVTVEVDEEPFSVDLDKLPALRPAFDKEGSVTAGNASSINDGAALLVMTDLKTAQEKGLTPIARVVGQASFAHDPAHFTTAPIGCIKRLLKKTELSKDDIDLWEINEAFAVVTMAAMKDIGIDARKVNIHGGAVSIGHPIGCSGARILVTLLNALKQTGGKRGLATLCIGGGEASGVIVEMM; encoded by the coding sequence ATGAATCAAGACAATCCCACCGTGATTGTTTACGCTAAGAGAACCGCGGTTGGTAAAATGAGTGGCGCATTTGCATCAGTTCCCGCTCCCAGACTGGGTGCTGCCTTGGTTAAAGATGCCCTGCAAAATAGCAATATCAAAGGCGAAGAGGTCGATGAGATCATCATGGGCAACGTGCTGACGTCTGGTGTTGGGCAAGCTCCAGCGCGGCAGACAGCATTGTACGGAGGCCTGCCTCACTCCGTTTGTGCTACAACCGTAGGCCGTGTTTGTGGAAGTGGTCTGAAGGCTGTGATGCTTGCTGACCAAGCAATCCGTCTCGGAGATGCTAGGATTGTTTTTGCTGGTGGCCAGGAAAACATGACATTGGCTCCTCACTTGCTCATGAACGCCCGGGCTGGATACCGTTTTGGTTCGGTTGAAGCTAAAGACTCCATGCAGTGGGATGGGTTATGGGATCCCTATAACGATGTAGCAATGGGTAATTGCGGTGAAATATGCGCGAAAGAGTATAAGTTCAGCCGTGAGGATCAAGATGGATTTGCTTTGGAGTCCTATACCAGAGCCCGTAAAGCGGTAGAGTCAGGTGTTTTCGCAGAGGAAATCGTACCCGTTGAAGTAAAACAGCGGAAACAAACGGTTACGGTCGAGGTAGATGAGGAGCCGTTCTCTGTGGATTTAGATAAGCTTCCAGCATTGCGGCCTGCTTTCGATAAAGAGGGTTCTGTGACGGCGGGCAACGCATCCTCCATCAACGACGGTGCGGCGCTTCTTGTCATGACAGACCTTAAAACAGCTCAGGAAAAAGGACTCACACCGATTGCGAGGGTTGTTGGTCAAGCTTCTTTTGCCCATGATCCGGCTCATTTTACAACGGCTCCGATCGGTTGTATCAAACGACTTCTCAAAAAGACAGAGCTTAGCAAGGACGATATCGATCTTTGGGAAATAAACGAAGCTTTCGCTGTTGTGACTATGGCCGCGATGAAAGATATTGGAATTGATGCACGTAAAGTGAATATTCATGGAGGAGCAGTTTCAATAGGTCATCCTATTGGTTGCAGCGGCGCGCGCATTCTGGTGACTCTTCTCAATGCTCTAAAGCAAACTGGTGGTAAGCGAGGCTTGGCGACTCTTTGTATCGGAGGAGGTGAAGCTAGTGGCGTGATTGTCGAAATGATGTAA
- the carA gene encoding glutamine-hydrolyzing carbamoyl-phosphate synthase small subunit: protein MRKCSLVLTDGSRFTGDLIGAPLRASGELVFTTGMVGYSEAITDPSYFGQILCFTYPLIGNYGIPNPPKDLSLPIPRGFESIKPQAAAVILTIDSPEAFHWNSFHTLDDWLKEHGVPGIIGLDTRHLVHLIRSTPNILGRVEPDDEQGYRDYGPDLTPSHPTAFFDPGMNNIVSEVSTKERVVLGEGSTRVAVIDCGVKWNIIRQFLEHDCQVELIPWDTDLNTVDCDMWLISNGPGDPTRTGDLRQRVAELFEQDKPILGICLGHQILSLAAGATTRRMAYGHRSHNQPVYQVGTRKGFITSQNHGYVVEDNSLPDDWEVWFRNVNDDTIEGIRHKSKPFKSIQFHPEASGGPRDTAWIFENILAEVKK from the coding sequence ATGCGTAAATGCTCACTAGTTTTAACAGACGGCAGCCGCTTTACAGGAGATCTCATAGGAGCACCTCTTCGTGCAAGTGGCGAGTTGGTTTTTACCACAGGAATGGTCGGCTATAGTGAAGCCATCACTGACCCTTCCTACTTCGGTCAAATCCTTTGTTTTACTTACCCCCTCATTGGAAACTATGGAATCCCTAATCCACCAAAGGATTTAAGCTTACCGATACCACGTGGATTCGAAAGTATCAAACCCCAGGCTGCAGCTGTTATACTTACCATCGATAGCCCTGAAGCCTTCCATTGGAATAGTTTCCACACCTTGGACGATTGGCTCAAAGAGCATGGGGTACCAGGGATTATAGGACTCGACACAAGACACCTGGTACACCTGATTCGATCCACCCCTAATATCCTTGGTCGAGTCGAACCCGATGATGAACAAGGCTATCGCGATTACGGCCCCGACCTCACCCCCTCCCACCCCACAGCTTTTTTTGATCCCGGCATGAACAATATTGTTTCCGAAGTTTCCACCAAAGAACGTGTCGTACTTGGTGAGGGAAGCACGCGAGTTGCCGTGATTGATTGTGGTGTAAAGTGGAATATCATTCGGCAATTTTTGGAACATGATTGCCAGGTCGAACTGATTCCTTGGGACACAGACTTAAACACGGTCGACTGTGATATGTGGCTAATATCCAATGGTCCCGGCGATCCTACCCGCACAGGTGATTTAAGGCAGCGGGTCGCAGAACTGTTTGAGCAAGACAAACCTATCCTCGGCATATGTTTAGGACACCAGATATTATCCCTAGCTGCTGGCGCTACCACTAGACGCATGGCTTACGGTCATCGCAGCCACAACCAACCTGTCTATCAGGTAGGAACTCGTAAAGGCTTTATCACTAGCCAAAACCATGGCTACGTTGTGGAAGACAACTCCTTACCGGATGACTGGGAAGTTTGGTTCCGTAATGTCAACGATGACACCATCGAGGGCATTCGTCACAAATCCAAACCTTTTAAGAGCATCCAGTTTCACCCCGAAGCCTCTGGGGGACCACGAGATACCGCCTGGATTTTTGAGAACATTCTTGCCGAGGTCAAAAAATAA
- the carB gene encoding carbamoyl-phosphate synthase (glutamine-hydrolyzing) large subunit, with protein sequence MPMIKELASLGRAPKVLLLGSGGLSIGQAGEFDYSGTQAIKAMKEEGIHVVVINPNIATVQTNPEEGTKVYLYPVELEWVEKVIAIERPDAIIAGFGGQTALNCLMELDDAGILEKYQVRNLGTPAAILRMTEDRDEFAQKMKSINMPVPASFACNTVDEALEAADKVGYPVILRAAYALGGLGSGFANDKEELQALAQPALASSPQVLIEKSLKGWKEVEYEVMRDSEGNTITICNMENFDPLGIHTGDSIVVCPSQSLSDDEYQILRNAALKIVDSLGIIGECNVQYALDPHSLEFYIIEVNARLSRSSALASKASGYPIAYIAAKVVLGYDLLELKNPVTGITYSFFEPALDYVTIKMPRWDLLKFQGVSHDLGSTMKSVGEVMSIGRTFPEALQKATRMVTEIAQGLSMLRPALNDDELSEALSRPTDTRLYAVIEALRRGWSIDQVHDLTGINQWFLYQTKRITDAEAKIGEIGAKIDTSFEAKPFVQQAFLNTSEDTWRQWKLLGFGDEQIAAIAFQAAGKEVSGREIQQASLAIRKLRIELGIRPVVKKIDTTAGEYPSPSNYLYLSYGGVFDDPLPDDNKVFSAVVLGGGSYRIGTSVEFDWCAVSCSRKLQESGWRSIIVNCNPETVSTDYNSSDRLYFEELSLERILDICDFERPVGVVASMGGQLPNRLANPLSDAGIKLLGHRPDTIDTAEDRSRFSALLDELNIGQPRWIAARTQEEVNAFVDKVGFPILVRPSYVLSGAAMNVAYDADSLNSCLAEAVDLSPDHPVVISEFVEGAREIELDGVAKEGEILTAIVSEHVENAGVHSGDATMVVPAQKLYVETVRRVRRAGRKIAKGLRLNGPFNMQFLAKEGEIKVIECNARAARSFPFVSKAVGLNLADVATDVMIGGKPNLSRFNEDDLDYVGVKAAMFSFKRLGGADPILGVEMASTGEVGCIGEDFDSALLLALEASGVHRPKKGVLVSSGSEKEKLRFLPAAQTLQKLGMPLYATKGTAQYLREHNIEVTALDWPGEGDQDVIKAIKEGLVDFVINIPKSSQRKELTRGSQIRQAAVRFGCSLLTNMEKVTAFVQALDRCEDFVAKHELLVLPDYRA encoded by the coding sequence ATGCCGATGATTAAAGAGTTAGCGTCACTAGGACGAGCACCAAAAGTTCTACTTCTGGGTTCTGGCGGGCTTTCTATTGGCCAAGCTGGTGAGTTTGACTATTCAGGAACACAAGCCATCAAGGCGATGAAGGAAGAGGGTATCCATGTTGTGGTCATCAACCCCAATATCGCCACAGTCCAGACCAACCCTGAAGAGGGGACTAAAGTTTACCTTTATCCTGTTGAGTTAGAATGGGTTGAAAAAGTCATCGCCATAGAGCGCCCCGATGCCATCATCGCTGGCTTCGGTGGTCAAACAGCTCTAAACTGCCTGATGGAGCTTGACGATGCTGGAATCCTAGAAAAATACCAGGTAAGGAATCTAGGAACACCAGCAGCAATCCTTCGCATGACAGAGGATCGCGACGAATTTGCTCAGAAGATGAAGTCCATCAATATGCCTGTTCCTGCTAGCTTCGCTTGCAATACAGTAGACGAGGCGTTAGAGGCGGCCGATAAAGTCGGCTATCCCGTCATTCTCCGGGCTGCTTATGCACTTGGTGGTCTAGGAAGCGGTTTTGCCAATGATAAAGAAGAGCTGCAAGCCTTAGCTCAACCAGCCCTAGCATCATCGCCCCAAGTTTTAATCGAAAAATCTTTGAAGGGTTGGAAAGAAGTTGAATATGAGGTGATGCGGGATTCTGAAGGGAATACGATAACCATATGTAATATGGAAAACTTCGATCCCCTTGGGATTCACACCGGCGATTCAATTGTGGTTTGCCCAAGCCAGTCTCTTTCTGATGATGAGTATCAAATTCTCAGAAATGCAGCTTTGAAAATCGTCGATTCTCTTGGCATCATTGGTGAGTGCAATGTTCAGTACGCGCTCGACCCACACTCCTTAGAATTTTACATCATTGAAGTGAACGCACGATTATCACGATCCAGTGCCTTAGCAAGTAAAGCATCGGGATATCCTATTGCCTATATCGCTGCAAAAGTAGTCCTAGGTTATGATCTTCTAGAGCTAAAGAACCCAGTTACTGGCATTACCTATTCGTTCTTTGAACCTGCACTCGATTACGTCACTATAAAAATGCCTCGTTGGGATCTCCTCAAGTTCCAAGGCGTAAGTCACGACCTAGGTTCAACAATGAAATCGGTTGGCGAAGTGATGTCCATAGGCAGAACCTTTCCCGAAGCCTTACAAAAGGCAACAAGGATGGTTACCGAAATTGCTCAAGGCCTTTCCATGCTGCGCCCCGCATTGAACGACGATGAGTTATCGGAGGCCTTATCACGACCCACTGATACTAGACTCTACGCTGTAATCGAAGCTCTGCGTCGCGGTTGGAGCATCGACCAGGTCCATGACCTCACAGGTATTAACCAATGGTTTCTGTACCAAACAAAGCGAATCACCGATGCCGAAGCTAAGATTGGCGAGATCGGTGCAAAGATCGATACATCTTTCGAAGCGAAGCCTTTTGTTCAACAAGCATTTTTAAACACTTCAGAAGACACTTGGCGGCAGTGGAAACTGCTCGGTTTCGGTGATGAGCAGATCGCAGCAATAGCCTTTCAAGCAGCTGGGAAAGAAGTTTCCGGTCGCGAGATACAGCAAGCATCTCTTGCCATCCGAAAACTTAGGATCGAGCTAGGCATTCGCCCTGTGGTTAAAAAAATTGATACCACAGCTGGTGAGTACCCATCGCCATCGAACTACCTCTACCTATCTTACGGCGGCGTTTTTGATGATCCATTGCCGGATGATAACAAGGTGTTCTCTGCAGTGGTTCTAGGTGGTGGTTCCTATCGCATCGGAACTTCCGTGGAATTTGACTGGTGCGCTGTAAGTTGCAGCCGAAAGCTTCAAGAATCTGGCTGGCGGAGTATCATTGTAAACTGTAACCCAGAAACCGTATCTACAGATTACAACAGTAGCGACCGGCTATACTTCGAGGAATTGAGTCTCGAACGCATCTTAGACATCTGCGATTTTGAGCGACCTGTAGGGGTTGTGGCTAGTATGGGTGGTCAGCTACCCAATCGTCTTGCCAACCCTCTCTCTGACGCTGGGATAAAACTTCTTGGCCATCGCCCTGACACCATTGATACAGCAGAAGATCGTAGCCGATTCTCGGCTCTACTTGACGAACTCAACATCGGTCAGCCTCGTTGGATTGCCGCTCGCACCCAAGAGGAAGTCAACGCCTTCGTCGACAAGGTCGGCTTCCCCATTTTGGTAAGACCGAGCTACGTTCTATCTGGTGCTGCCATGAATGTGGCCTATGATGCTGACTCTCTTAACTCTTGTCTTGCCGAAGCGGTCGACCTTTCCCCGGATCATCCGGTTGTGATTTCGGAGTTTGTAGAAGGGGCTCGGGAGATCGAGCTCGATGGAGTTGCTAAAGAAGGTGAGATCTTAACCGCCATCGTCAGTGAGCATGTTGAGAACGCCGGCGTTCACTCTGGTGATGCCACCATGGTGGTGCCAGCGCAGAAACTCTATGTAGAAACGGTAAGACGAGTGCGTAGGGCCGGCCGTAAGATCGCAAAGGGTCTGCGACTCAACGGACCATTCAATATGCAGTTCCTCGCCAAAGAAGGTGAGATTAAAGTGATTGAGTGCAACGCTCGGGCAGCTCGCTCGTTCCCGTTTGTCTCTAAAGCCGTTGGCCTTAACCTTGCTGATGTTGCTACCGACGTCATGATCGGTGGTAAGCCCAACCTGAGCCGCTTCAACGAAGACGATCTCGACTACGTCGGTGTGAAAGCTGCCATGTTTAGCTTCAAGCGACTCGGCGGCGCCGACCCCATCCTAGGAGTCGAAATGGCCTCCACCGGTGAGGTTGGCTGTATTGGTGAAGATTTTGATTCTGCTCTCTTGCTTGCCCTGGAAGCTTCTGGGGTCCACCGCCCTAAAAAAGGCGTCCTAGTAAGCTCAGGCTCAGAAAAGGAAAAGCTCCGCTTCCTGCCTGCGGCACAAACCCTCCAGAAGCTGGGGATGCCCCTCTATGCAACCAAAGGCACGGCTCAGTACCTTAGGGAGCACAACATAGAAGTAACCGCCCTAGACTGGCCCGGGGAGGGTGATCAGGATGTCATCAAGGCTATCAAAGAAGGCTTGGTAGACTTTGTCATCAATATTCCCAAGAGTTCCCAGCGGAAAGAACTAACCCGAGGATCTCAAATACGTCAGGCTGCTGTGCGATTCGGCTGCTCTCTCCTGACCAACATGGAAAAAGTGACTGCTTTTGTCCAGGCACTAGACCGATGCGAGGACTTTGTAGCAAAGCACGAACTGCTTGTTCTGCCAGATTACCGCGCCTAG
- a CDS encoding ABC-three component system protein — MSSSFSATDAALGYLYQVRVALFLSLNKLKQEDTFTVSIETLDDVTFGTNAGTPTELLQTKHHMKSAASLTDASPDIWKTLRIWFELKRDRSISSATNLFLMTTSSASDSSAACLLKKEKRNVRLARELLDATARTSTNEKNKRAYEVYLDSTPEERESILSKMVIIDCSSNISSLDQEIRDEIYWAARSEHLEQFQERLEGWWFRRILGQLSEPGSDWVGSVELESQMSDLRDQFKTDSLPIDDDLLDFTLDEGIEETHASFVFVKQLNLISVGKRRVALAIRDYYRAYEQRSRWIRDDLIIDIDLRKYEKKLLDEWEIVFESMRDDIGDMPTEETKKQAAKSVLKWAERTIFHIRQGITEPFISRGSFHILSNDSRIGWHPEFRYKLELILSGQGSSK, encoded by the coding sequence TTGAGTTCATCGTTTTCTGCAACAGATGCCGCATTAGGTTATCTCTACCAAGTTAGAGTCGCCCTTTTCCTCTCCCTAAATAAGCTAAAACAAGAAGACACCTTCACAGTTAGCATAGAAACACTTGATGATGTAACTTTTGGCACCAATGCAGGTACTCCTACTGAATTACTACAAACGAAACATCACATGAAGTCTGCTGCTTCATTAACTGATGCAAGCCCAGATATTTGGAAAACACTTCGCATCTGGTTTGAATTAAAAAGAGATAGAAGTATCTCTAGCGCAACAAACTTGTTTTTAATGACAACAAGTTCAGCGTCCGACAGTTCAGCGGCTTGCCTACTAAAAAAAGAGAAAAGAAATGTTCGCTTAGCAAGGGAACTATTAGATGCCACTGCTAGAACGTCAACTAATGAGAAGAATAAACGAGCATATGAAGTCTACCTTGATAGCACTCCAGAAGAGAGAGAGTCAATATTAAGTAAAATGGTCATTATCGATTGTTCCTCAAATATAAGCTCTCTTGACCAAGAAATACGCGACGAAATCTATTGGGCTGCACGAAGCGAGCACCTGGAGCAATTTCAAGAGAGATTGGAGGGTTGGTGGTTTCGAAGGATATTAGGACAATTATCCGAACCAGGATCAGACTGGGTAGGGTCTGTAGAACTGGAGTCACAAATGTCAGACTTAAGAGATCAATTCAAAACCGATTCACTCCCTATTGATGACGACTTACTAGATTTTACTCTTGATGAAGGTATAGAAGAAACTCATGCAAGCTTTGTTTTCGTAAAACAATTAAATCTAATAAGCGTAGGAAAACGAAGGGTAGCTCTAGCAATACGAGACTACTACAGAGCCTATGAGCAAAGGTCAAGATGGATACGCGATGATCTCATTATCGATATTGATCTTAGAAAATACGAAAAAAAGCTTTTGGATGAATGGGAAATTGTTTTTGAGTCTATGAGAGATGACATTGGAGACATGCCCACCGAAGAAACAAAAAAACAAGCAGCTAAATCAGTACTAAAGTGGGCTGAACGGACCATATTCCATATCCGACAAGGTATTACTGAGCCTTTTATATCCCGCGGTTCATTTCATATACTTTCGAACGATTCTAGAATTGGGTGGCATCCGGAATTTCGATACAAACTCGAACTTATTTTATCTGGGCAGGGTAGCTCTAAATGA
- a CDS encoding three component ABC system middle component, translating to MNWKERTTEERTLLNPSFCSNIIWHAATGFHTTSNRDFSFTEAFLILPIVLDKRTRESLPKSTRTSMTVWLERNPILKSRIQIRAKNMVRFTRESLLFAANNEFIKLDGFSIQANRSWARKVKTVLNGSTPEVQECAKKAVLVGKWLGMSPNPNTTLAIMGIRP from the coding sequence ATGAATTGGAAAGAACGTACCACTGAAGAAAGAACACTGCTGAACCCAAGTTTTTGTTCTAACATTATCTGGCATGCTGCAACTGGGTTTCATACCACAAGTAATCGAGATTTTTCATTTACTGAAGCTTTCCTTATTCTACCCATCGTATTGGATAAAAGGACTAGAGAGTCACTTCCTAAAAGCACAAGAACATCTATGACTGTTTGGCTGGAGCGGAATCCGATATTGAAAAGCAGAATTCAAATTAGAGCTAAAAATATGGTTAGATTTACAAGAGAATCACTTCTTTTTGCAGCAAATAATGAGTTTATAAAACTCGATGGATTCTCGATACAAGCCAACAGGAGTTGGGCTCGTAAAGTAAAGACGGTGCTTAATGGCTCAACTCCTGAAGTACAAGAGTGTGCAAAAAAAGCCGTTTTAGTTGGGAAATGGCTAGGAATGAGCCCAAACCCGAATACAACCTTAGCTATAATGGGTATTAGACCGTGA
- a CDS encoding DUF3732 domain-containing protein produces MTIQLTNIVIYSHDKRQRVLSLKAGELNIITGASKSGKSSLIDIVDYCFCSDECNVPEGPIRRCVSWFGLGLKIRDGFAFIARKIPNRGKKSSESCYFEIGSEISTPDALSIMPNTNTEGLRSLLSEWSGIKENLHQPAEHHSRPAISANIRHALTFCFQQQDEIIRREQLFHKASDSFISMAIKDTLPYFLGAVGDEYLSIIEKLKHLKAQLRILERQIKELKSLRGEGTSKASSLLAQARAAGLSSSFAANYEETISLLKYINAHTIAEKAHKESEDPHLKEHDRLTLERDRLILEKKNLKNEIDAAKKYQQDERGFSREATEQRSRLESINIFDEECQENSCPLCTQSIENHGNIPSVIELKSELSIITDRLKDVAKFSPRMEKAILKKQSDLNKIDEHLRKNRSELEAISKASAKLKKLKEAANKGAYVLGRISLYLESLPDLPDSRNLELRAKNIISQINLLEEEVSDEQILEKLNSISSILGAQMSEWARNLELEHSEHPLRLDFKKLTIISDTANGPVPMKRMGSGENWVGYHLISHIALHRWFIQQSRPVPGFLFLDQPSQVYFPPERDIVGAIEEIDEEDREAVKNMFKFIFDSVPASKKLQIIVTEHADLNEDWYQGSVAERWRSGLKLVPPDWPSE; encoded by the coding sequence GTGACAATACAATTAACAAATATAGTAATCTATAGCCATGATAAAAGACAGCGAGTTTTATCTCTAAAAGCAGGTGAATTAAATATCATTACTGGAGCCTCAAAATCTGGAAAGTCATCCTTGATCGATATTGTTGACTATTGCTTCTGTTCGGATGAATGTAATGTTCCAGAAGGTCCAATAAGAAGGTGTGTTTCCTGGTTTGGACTAGGATTAAAAATAAGAGATGGTTTTGCTTTCATTGCGAGGAAGATCCCAAATCGAGGTAAAAAATCTAGCGAAAGCTGTTATTTTGAAATTGGCTCTGAAATATCAACCCCTGATGCGTTGAGCATAATGCCAAATACAAATACTGAGGGTTTGCGCTCACTATTGAGTGAGTGGTCCGGCATTAAAGAAAATTTACACCAACCTGCCGAACACCACAGTCGACCTGCAATATCAGCAAATATTAGGCATGCTTTGACATTTTGCTTTCAGCAACAAGATGAGATTATTAGGCGAGAACAATTATTCCATAAAGCTTCAGATAGTTTTATCTCTATGGCAATCAAAGATACTCTCCCATACTTTCTCGGAGCTGTTGGAGACGAATACTTAAGCATAATTGAAAAACTAAAACACTTGAAAGCACAACTAAGAATACTTGAGAGGCAAATTAAAGAGCTAAAGTCACTTCGGGGAGAAGGAACTAGCAAAGCCTCTTCGTTATTAGCTCAAGCAAGAGCAGCAGGTCTTTCATCATCTTTTGCAGCGAACTATGAAGAAACTATTTCCCTTCTTAAATATATTAACGCCCATACAATTGCTGAAAAAGCTCACAAAGAATCTGAAGATCCTCACTTAAAAGAGCATGATCGACTTACTTTGGAGCGAGATCGACTAATCCTTGAAAAAAAGAACTTAAAAAACGAAATTGATGCTGCCAAGAAATATCAACAAGACGAGCGAGGATTTTCCAGAGAAGCAACAGAGCAAAGATCTCGTTTGGAATCAATTAATATCTTTGATGAAGAATGCCAAGAAAATAGCTGTCCTCTATGTACTCAATCGATAGAGAACCATGGAAACATACCATCTGTTATCGAATTAAAATCCGAGCTATCTATAATCACAGACAGACTAAAAGATGTAGCTAAATTTTCTCCACGAATGGAAAAAGCCATACTTAAAAAGCAGTCAGATCTAAATAAAATAGATGAACATCTCAGAAAGAATCGGTCAGAATTAGAAGCCATATCTAAAGCTTCAGCCAAACTTAAGAAATTAAAGGAAGCTGCCAACAAAGGGGCCTATGTACTTGGAAGAATATCTCTATATCTCGAAAGCCTCCCTGATCTCCCGGATTCAAGGAATCTAGAGTTAAGGGCTAAAAATATAATTAGTCAAATAAACCTACTTGAAGAAGAAGTAAGCGATGAACAGATACTAGAAAAGCTGAACTCAATATCATCAATCTTAGGGGCCCAAATGTCTGAGTGGGCGAGAAATCTTGAGCTTGAACACTCTGAACACCCATTGCGACTAGATTTTAAAAAATTAACTATAATTTCTGACACAGCAAATGGCCCCGTCCCAATGAAAAGGATGGGGAGCGGTGAGAATTGGGTTGGATATCATTTAATAAGTCATATCGCCTTACACAGGTGGTTTATCCAGCAAAGCCGCCCTGTACCAGGCTTCCTATTCTTGGATCAGCCCTCACAAGTCTATTTTCCTCCGGAGAGGGACATTGTTGGAGCAATAGAAGAGATAGATGAAGAAGATCGTGAAGCAGTAAAAAATATGTTCAAGTTTATCTTTGACTCTGTACCTGCCTCCAAAAAGCTACAAATTATAGTCACCGAACATGCTGACTTAAATGAAGACTGGTATCAAGGCTCAGTTGCTGAACGTTGGAGAAGTGGCCTCAAACTAGTACCGCCAGATTGGCCATCTGAGTAG
- a CDS encoding transposase — MDMLATRFQVIDDAPDQSVCKNCNSSCPLVWYARRSAIDITSAGQALLDIKIGVYRCNSCQNYFRNNLNYILPKALFTNRVVNVAVASVIEDSMPVSKVVRRLERDFGLKVSESAIRKWVTRAAQVIGDQKEKLEPQVISETSGVLCIDEAYSGALGILLATNPNQKDELVGYLVSHDSFDSEDVEKFHLKLKENGIEPDQVVTDESALYPEVIKTVWPKTRHQLCLFHMSQKLVNIAKKAVRDIRKSIPKPPRKDSQQVTKKTRELVEKVLDLHSSGVASRKLARDFSISRNTIKKWLSDPDKFLRKYRSSPKNDIVSTKRLNKGEQSETHSAELVAEGWESWDQIKDIREVLIKLAFDISSNKGYGSDEIQKRYQQVLGSPLAPKIVEIRNFVESWYSIWTLDEEALPNLETAQRSWEELADRKLLFVEHHFGKFQSRMTNRLFDSLSFYFQREDFQSTNNSAERYARVVKKIQKASYRIRSKHHLADRVLLQELMRRKRIQNEDLYLSNPCQI, encoded by the coding sequence ATGGATATGTTGGCTACACGGTTTCAAGTAATTGATGATGCTCCTGATCAGTCTGTTTGTAAAAACTGCAATTCTAGTTGTCCCTTAGTATGGTATGCACGAAGATCAGCGATTGATATAACCAGCGCAGGTCAGGCACTTCTTGATATAAAAATTGGTGTCTATAGATGCAATTCTTGTCAGAATTACTTTAGAAACAATCTAAATTATATTCTCCCGAAAGCATTATTTACGAATAGAGTTGTCAATGTTGCCGTAGCTTCGGTTATAGAAGATTCGATGCCTGTATCTAAAGTAGTGAGACGACTCGAACGTGATTTTGGTTTAAAAGTTTCAGAAAGTGCAATCCGAAAATGGGTTACAAGAGCAGCACAGGTGATTGGCGACCAAAAAGAAAAGCTAGAGCCACAAGTAATTAGCGAAACTTCTGGAGTCCTGTGTATCGATGAAGCTTATAGTGGTGCTTTAGGGATTCTACTGGCTACAAACCCTAATCAAAAAGACGAGTTGGTAGGCTATCTAGTGAGTCATGACTCATTTGATTCTGAAGATGTCGAAAAATTTCACCTAAAACTAAAAGAGAATGGAATCGAACCTGATCAGGTAGTAACAGACGAGTCCGCTCTTTATCCTGAGGTTATAAAAACGGTATGGCCGAAAACAAGGCATCAGCTATGCCTTTTTCATATGAGTCAGAAACTAGTAAACATTGCAAAGAAGGCCGTTCGTGATATCAGAAAGTCTATTCCAAAGCCTCCAAGGAAAGATTCTCAGCAGGTTACAAAGAAAACTAGAGAACTTGTTGAGAAAGTCCTGGATCTTCATAGTAGTGGAGTAGCCTCTCGAAAACTAGCTAGGGATTTTTCGATCAGTAGAAATACGATAAAAAAATGGCTTAGCGATCCAGACAAATTTTTGCGGAAGTATCGAAGCTCTCCTAAAAACGATATAGTTTCCACTAAGAGACTAAACAAAGGCGAGCAATCCGAAACACATTCAGCAGAATTAGTTGCGGAAGGATGGGAATCTTGGGATCAGATAAAAGATATTCGAGAAGTACTTATCAAACTAGCATTTGATATATCAAGCAATAAAGGCTATGGAAGCGATGAAATCCAGAAAAGGTATCAGCAAGTGCTGGGGTCACCACTAGCACCTAAAATAGTCGAAATTCGCAATTTCGTCGAAAGTTGGTACTCTATTTGGACTTTAGATGAGGAAGCATTACCAAACCTTGAGACAGCTCAAAGAAGCTGGGAAGAACTAGCTGATAGAAAGCTTCTATTTGTCGAACATCATTTTGGTAAGTTTCAGTCTAGAATGACCAACAGACTATTTGATTCACTATCGTTTTACTTCCAACGTGAAGATTTTCAATCGACTAACAATTCGGCAGAAAGATATGCGCGTGTGGTTAAAAAAATTCAAAAAGCTAGTTATAGAATTCGATCAAAGCACCATCTAGCAGATAGAGTTCTTCTGCAAGAGTTGATGAGAAGAAAGAGGATTCAAAACGAAGATCTCTATCTTTCAAATCCTTGCCAGATTTAG